A window from Carassius gibelio isolate Cgi1373 ecotype wild population from Czech Republic chromosome B3, carGib1.2-hapl.c, whole genome shotgun sequence encodes these proteins:
- the cbx1a gene encoding chromobox protein homolog 1a, giving the protein MSEPTDTASDAPSVTAESKLAATAGKKQTKKKVEEVVEEEEEEYVVEKVLDRRVVKGRVEFLLKWKGFSDEDNTWEPQDNLDCPDLIAEYMSKHKPNDKKESSVKRKGESDTDGGEDSRPKKRKDEPDKPRGFARGLEPERIIGATDSSGELMFLMKWKNSDEADLVPAKEANVKCPQVVISFYEERLTWHSYPSEEEEKKDDKN; this is encoded by the exons ATGAGCGAACCAACAGACACAGCTAGTGATGCTCCCAGCGTCACCGCAG AAAGCAAGCTGGCGGCCACAGCTGGGAAGAAGCAAACCAAGAAGAAGGTGGAGGAGGTggtagaagaggaagaggaagaatatGTTGTGGAGAAGGTTCTGGACAGACGGGTGGTGAAGGGCAGAGTGGAGTTCCTTCTCAAGTGGAAGGGCTTCTCAGA TGAAGACAACACATGGGAGCCACAGGACAACCTGGACTGTCCTGATCTCATTGCAGAGTACATGTCAAAACACAAGCCAAATGACAAGAAAGAGTCTAGTGTAAAGAGGAAAGGAGAATCTGACACAGATGGTGGGGAAGACAGCCGGCCCAAAAAGAGGAAAGATGAG CCAGACAAGCCGAGGGGTTTTGCACGGGGGTTAGAACCAGAACGCATCATTGGAGCCACAGATTCCAGCGGCGAGCTCATGTTTCTAATGAAATG GAAAAACTCTGACGAGGCAGATCTCGTTCCAGCAAAAGAGGCCAATGTGAAGTGCCCACAGGTGGTCATCTCCTTCTATGAAGAGCGACTAACGTGGCACTCCTACCCTTCTGAGGAAGAAGAGAAGAAGGATGACAAGAACTAG